One Coleofasciculus chthonoplastes PCC 7420 DNA window includes the following coding sequences:
- a CDS encoding sensor histidine kinase: MTIMYIPHGHCYLWQTNLVGLHVIADGLIALAYYSIPITLLYFIQKRQDVPFKGVFGLFSAFIISCGTTHLIGIVTLWYPIYWVSGFIKAITAIISIYTALVIIPMLPQALSLPSPTKMNQINDDLAAQIVQRKDIETSLRETQERFILAVRGSGDGLWDWNISTGEVYFSPRFKQILGYEEQEGENHYNFWESKVHPEDRDRVMAAMQNHLENHVPYAIEYRLCQKYGDYCWIYARAQAIWDETGKPTRMAGSISDITDRKRAEEALQQSEAKYRALIDTTQTGYVVLDRQGIVLDANQEYVRVTGQSNVSDILGKPVLDWIAPYDLERNVAEIQKALVERSVQNLETDYCHANGTIIPIEINARVIDTDEGCRILALCRDITERKQARQELKAAIADLARSNQDLEQFAYVASHDLREPLRKIRSYSDLLVKRYRGKLDERADKYIAYITDATQRMQSLISDLLTYSRVSKPELIPEPTDLGHILKKTLADLSPLIKENKAIITTDSLPQVNANPTQMAQLLQNLITNGIKFRTQQPPRIHITATREGQFWQIAVQDNGIGMDTQYCDRIFVIFQRLHYREEYPGTGIGLAVSKKIVERHGGQIWVESELGQGTTFYFTLPAV; encoded by the coding sequence GGACATTGTTATCTCTGGCAAACAAATTTAGTCGGACTGCATGTTATTGCCGATGGCTTGATTGCCTTAGCCTACTATTCGATTCCGATTACGCTGCTGTACTTTATCCAAAAGCGGCAAGATGTACCCTTTAAAGGAGTCTTTGGGTTATTTAGTGCCTTTATCATTAGCTGTGGTACGACTCATTTAATCGGAATTGTGACCCTTTGGTATCCTATCTATTGGGTATCGGGATTTATTAAAGCCATAACCGCGATTATTTCTATTTACACAGCTTTGGTAATAATCCCGATGCTCCCACAAGCATTAAGCTTACCCAGTCCCACCAAAATGAATCAAATAAATGATGATTTAGCTGCCCAAATTGTCCAGCGAAAGGACATAGAAACATCATTACGAGAAACGCAAGAGCGATTTATTTTAGCGGTTCGGGGGTCAGGCGATGGGTTATGGGATTGGAATATTAGTACGGGAGAGGTTTATTTTTCACCCCGGTTTAAACAGATTTTAGGCTATGAAGAACAAGAAGGCGAAAATCATTATAATTTCTGGGAATCTAAAGTTCACCCAGAAGATCGCGATCGCGTCATGGCGGCGATGCAAAATCACTTAGAGAATCATGTTCCTTATGCCATAGAATATCGCCTTTGCCAAAAATATGGGGACTACTGCTGGATTTATGCTAGGGCGCAAGCAATTTGGGATGAAACGGGTAAACCAACGCGAATGGCGGGTTCAATTAGTGATATCACGGATCGCAAACGCGCTGAAGAAGCTTTACAGCAAAGTGAGGCAAAATATCGGGCGTTAATTGATACCACGCAGACGGGTTATGTGGTACTTGATCGGCAGGGTATAGTGTTAGATGCAAATCAGGAATATGTTCGCGTTACTGGACAGAGTAATGTGTCCGATATTCTGGGTAAACCTGTTCTCGATTGGATAGCGCCTTATGATTTAGAACGCAATGTGGCGGAAATACAAAAGGCGTTAGTGGAACGATCAGTGCAAAATTTAGAGACTGATTATTGTCATGCCAATGGTACAATTATTCCGATTGAAATTAATGCTAGAGTTATCGACACCGACGAGGGCTGTCGCATTTTAGCCCTGTGTCGAGATATTACCGAACGCAAACAAGCCAGACAAGAACTCAAAGCCGCGATCGCAGATTTAGCCCGTTCTAATCAAGACTTAGAACAGTTTGCTTATGTTGCTTCCCATGATTTACGAGAACCGCTGCGAAAAATTAGGAGTTACAGTGATTTGTTAGTGAAACGTTACCGAGGTAAACTTGACGAACGCGCCGATAAATATATCGCCTATATTACCGATGCAACACAGAGAATGCAAAGCCTGATTAGCGACTTGTTAACCTATTCACGGGTAAGTAAACCGGAACTGATTCCCGAACCCACGGATTTGGGACACATTCTTAAGAAAACCTTGGCAGATTTAAGTCCTCTGATTAAAGAAAATAAGGCAATAATTACCACTGACTCGTTACCCCAAGTGAACGCCAATCCCACCCAAATGGCGCAACTGCTGCAAAACCTGATTACCAATGGGATTAAATTCCGTACCCAACAGCCGCCTCGCATCCACATCACCGCGACACGAGAGGGGCAATTTTGGCAGATTGCGGTTCAGGATAATGGTATCGGAATGGACACACAGTATTGCGATCGCATCTTTGTCATTTTCCAGCGCCTACATTACCGGGAAGAGTATCCAGGGACAGGGATTGGACTCGCCGTCTCCAAAAAAATAGTCGAACGTCACGGCGGACAAATCTGGGTAGAATCAGAGTTAGGACAAGGTACCACGTTTTACTTTACACTACCCGCCGTGTAG
- a CDS encoding response regulator — MNPVTKAIEILLVEDDPGDIDLIEEALEDAKLQINLNSVRDGVEALAYLRQEGKYTQAISPDLILLDLNLPRRDGREVLQDIKGDNYFKRIPVVVLTTSDAEDDILKSYNLGANCYVSKPLGMQDFIKIVESIENFWFTVVKLPPK; from the coding sequence ATGAACCCAGTAACTAAAGCGATTGAAATTCTCCTAGTTGAAGATGATCCGGGGGATATTGACTTAATTGAAGAAGCCCTAGAAGATGCCAAATTACAGATTAATCTCAATAGTGTCAGGGATGGAGTTGAGGCGCTGGCTTACTTACGACAAGAAGGTAAATATACTCAGGCTATCTCGCCAGACTTAATTCTCCTGGATCTCAATCTACCCCGTCGAGATGGGCGTGAGGTACTCCAAGATATTAAAGGTGACAACTACTTTAAACGCATCCCTGTGGTGGTTTTAACCACGTCTGATGCTGAGGACGATATTCTTAAGTCCTATAACTTGGGTGCGAACTGCTATGTATCAAAACCTCTGGGTATGCAGGACTTTATCAAAATTGTCGAATCCATCGAAAACTTCTGGTTTACCGTTGTCAAACTTCCACCCAAATAA
- a CDS encoding ATP-binding response regulator, translating into MYTDPIRVLLIEDDLGDADLITEFLDFIKSTPFQITHHRCLQEVLQPRDQDAYDVILLDLSLPDSFGLETVEQVYNQFPTIPIVILSGLEDESLATIAVQKGAQDYLVKGDFDSNLLVRSIRYGIERAKTIQLLNQKEQQLQQANEQLEHRVAERTSELQQANDQLRTLESQLRLALAQEQELSHFKSRIISTVSHEYRTPLTTINSSAEILERYLHKLDAEKQRKHFQRIQLSVKHLTALVEDVLFINKAELEKVEFNPEPIYLVSFFEEIVEGLQITVDEKHQLFFTHHGSCECANLDPKLLRQMITNLLSNAIKYSPQGGKITLNLSCEENQVVFQVQDKGIGIPQADQAKLFESFSRAGNVGTIAGTGLGLSIVKKCVDLHGGEITVKSEVGFGTTFTVTLPLIK; encoded by the coding sequence ATGTACACCGATCCTATCCGAGTCTTACTCATTGAAGATGACCTCGGTGATGCTGATTTAATCACAGAATTCCTTGATTTTATCAAGTCAACTCCGTTCCAAATTACTCACCATCGCTGTTTGCAAGAGGTACTACAGCCGAGGGATCAAGATGCTTATGATGTCATCTTATTGGATTTGTCATTACCCGACAGTTTCGGCTTGGAAACCGTTGAGCAGGTGTACAATCAATTTCCCACTATTCCCATTGTTATTCTCAGCGGATTAGAAGATGAATCGCTAGCCACAATTGCGGTTCAGAAAGGAGCGCAAGATTATTTAGTCAAGGGTGATTTTGACAGTAATTTATTAGTGCGTTCTATCCGCTATGGGATTGAACGGGCTAAAACAATCCAATTACTCAATCAAAAAGAGCAACAATTACAACAGGCAAATGAACAACTCGAACATCGCGTCGCTGAACGAACCAGTGAACTCCAACAAGCTAATGATCAATTACGAACCTTAGAATCTCAGTTGCGTCTGGCGCTGGCTCAAGAACAAGAACTCAGCCATTTCAAATCCCGAATTATTTCCACCGTTTCCCATGAATACCGCACACCTTTGACAACAATTAACTCATCTGCCGAAATTCTGGAACGGTATCTCCATAAATTGGATGCAGAGAAGCAGCGCAAACATTTTCAGCGGATTCAGCTTTCCGTTAAACATCTAACCGCTTTAGTGGAAGATGTGTTATTTATTAACAAGGCAGAACTTGAGAAAGTCGAGTTCAACCCAGAACCGATCTACTTAGTTAGCTTTTTTGAGGAAATCGTTGAAGGATTACAAATTACTGTAGATGAGAAACATCAGTTGTTTTTTACGCATCACGGGAGTTGTGAGTGCGCTAATTTAGATCCTAAATTACTACGACAAATGATTACTAACTTGCTCTCGAATGCGATTAAGTATTCACCGCAGGGGGGTAAAATTACGCTGAATTTAAGCTGTGAAGAAAACCAGGTTGTGTTTCAGGTTCAGGATAAAGGAATTGGCATTCCCCAAGCCGATCAAGCGAAATTATTTGAATCCTTTAGTCGTGCCGGGAATGTGGGAACGATTGCCGGAACCGGGTTAGGATTATCAATTGTTAAAAAATGTGTTGATTTACATGGGGGTGAGATAACAGTCAAAAGTGAGGTTGGTTTTGGTACAACATTTACAGTGACGTTACCTTTAATTAAGTAA
- a CDS encoding YdcF family protein: MFLFLSKLLPLFVYPLGLACVLMVVALVLSWKRPRLVPIPIALGLIILLVASNGWVANSMVQSLEWQHIPPTELPQAEAIVILGGATRSAIPPRPAPDLNEAGDRVFYGAQLYQQGKAPVIIASGGRIEWRGGGSPESADMAQILEMIGVPPSAILQDPASLNTHQNAVNVRRILQQEGIKKVLLVTSAMHTPRALRVFQRQGIEAIPAPTDFLVTQQELNEPNSSLAAILLNGLPDAQNLDMTTRAIKEYIGTAVYWLRGWL, from the coding sequence ATGTTTTTATTTCTCTCCAAGTTACTCCCCTTATTTGTGTATCCATTAGGACTTGCTTGCGTACTGATGGTTGTGGCGTTAGTCTTGTCCTGGAAACGCCCCCGCTTGGTTCCTATCCCTATCGCCTTAGGATTGATCATCTTGTTAGTCGCTAGCAATGGTTGGGTTGCCAATAGCATGGTTCAATCCCTAGAGTGGCAGCATATTCCACCCACAGAGTTACCCCAGGCGGAAGCGATCGTGATTTTGGGTGGGGCGACTCGATCCGCCATTCCGCCGCGCCCTGCACCGGATTTAAATGAAGCAGGCGATCGCGTTTTCTATGGGGCGCAGCTTTATCAGCAAGGGAAAGCCCCTGTGATTATTGCCTCTGGGGGGCGGATTGAGTGGCGGGGTGGGGGTTCTCCGGAATCAGCGGATATGGCTCAAATCTTAGAAATGATTGGCGTTCCTCCCTCAGCAATTTTGCAAGATCCGGCGTCTCTGAACACTCACCAAAATGCTGTCAATGTGCGAAGAATTTTACAGCAGGAAGGGATAAAAAAGGTATTATTAGTTACTTCTGCCATGCATACACCCCGCGCCCTGCGGGTTTTTCAACGTCAGGGGATTGAGGCGATTCCAGCACCGACTGATTTTTTGGTCACTCAACAAGAACTGAATGAACCGAATAGTAGTCTAGCGGCTATTTTATTGAATGGTTTGCCAGATGCTCAAAATTTAGATATGACGACCCGGGCGATTAAGGAATATATTGGTACAGCCGTTTATTGGCTACGAGGATGGTTATAA
- a CDS encoding HD-GYP domain-containing protein: protein MLRPGDADILNFLEQIQLARNVTAGLRCYRLRTMCLHFGRWLKLDKTQLRQLVFLSYCHGLGKLSIPDSILLNPGSLSEQDWVKIREYPEVSALICKQLPGLKEFAPLVLSHQERLNGTGYPKGLKGDEIPFIVQVFQLVNIADAIISKRLHRTRNEPSSDRPYWMQAIEEITKEMEAGARDRNLCEKFFRFLELFYQGGG from the coding sequence ATGCTTCGCCCCGGCGACGCCGATATCTTAAATTTTCTTGAACAAATCCAGCTGGCTCGAAACGTCACGGCTGGTTTACGCTGCTATCGTCTGCGAACGATGTGCTTACATTTTGGGCGCTGGCTGAAATTGGACAAAACTCAACTACGCCAGCTTGTTTTCCTGAGTTACTGTCATGGCTTAGGCAAACTCAGCATTCCCGACTCGATTTTACTCAATCCCGGTTCCTTAAGCGAACAGGATTGGGTAAAAATTCGCGAGTATCCGGAAGTGTCGGCTTTGATCTGCAAGCAGCTTCCGGGATTGAAAGAATTTGCCCCCCTAGTCTTGTCTCATCAAGAACGACTCAATGGCACCGGCTATCCTAAGGGACTCAAGGGTGATGAAATTCCATTTATTGTCCAAGTTTTCCAGCTTGTCAATATCGCCGATGCCATTATCAGTAAGCGACTCCATCGCACCCGGAATGAACCCTCAAGCGATCGCCCTTACTGGATGCAAGCTATAGAGGAGATTACCAAGGAGATGGAAGCAGGCGCACGCGATCGCAACTTATGTGAGAAATTTTTCCGCTTTCTGGAGCTGTTCTACCAAGGCGGCGGGTGA
- a CDS encoding S8 family peptidase, giving the protein MKKFLLLCLFVIGLGFALFNFKGLANQGEFGSIVLDFREDIPATEISAEVDAIAQKYGVTPRLNSEFSDVDNIYILEGDKQVLRQLKRSELAKDTEYIEPNYIYSTFFVPNDPSYSQQWNLRSINVEAAWDETRGSGITVAVIDTGVSPVPDLKDTKLVEGYDFVNDRVDAFDDNGHGTHVAGTIAQSTNNSYGVAGVAYEASLMPLKVLSAGGGGTISDIAEAIKFAADNGADVINMSLGGGGESKLMQEAIDYAYNKGVAIIAAAGNANQNSASYPARYPHVLGVSAVDSAGVKAPYSNYGAGVDISAPGGSEAGKIVQETINPKTKTAMFSGFQGTSMAAPHVAGVAALVKASGINDPDEIFTVLQQSSRQVEDDPLNHFGAGQLDAGGAVQLATKGQITFRDFFRWLRDSGYLNLRFWIDGGAVALLPKVLMVLGSYLLAWFLRNYLSFGWSLTTGLVAGSSGLFFLRGLYIFDLPQWPLRVMGSSIPELGTAVQGSGVLNPIFASVLIPFILVALFLGHPQWKWVAIGSALGVASCLAVSAVMSPSVLWLGSGIGARLFLMANAFLCFGLAYFASKEEGRFA; this is encoded by the coding sequence ATGAAAAAGTTTTTGTTACTGTGTTTGTTTGTGATTGGGCTAGGTTTTGCCCTGTTCAACTTTAAAGGGTTGGCAAATCAGGGGGAATTTGGCTCAATTGTACTGGATTTCCGGGAAGATATTCCCGCTACAGAGATTAGTGCTGAGGTGGACGCGATCGCGCAAAAATACGGCGTGACCCCGCGACTCAATAGCGAATTCTCTGATGTTGACAATATTTACATTTTGGAGGGAGATAAACAAGTCCTGCGTCAGCTTAAACGATCAGAACTGGCGAAGGACACGGAATATATTGAACCCAACTATATCTACAGCACGTTTTTTGTTCCCAATGACCCCAGCTATAGCCAGCAATGGAATCTCCGCAGCATTAATGTGGAAGCCGCATGGGATGAGACGCGGGGAAGTGGGATTACGGTAGCGGTGATTGACACTGGGGTTAGTCCGGTTCCTGATCTCAAAGATACCAAACTGGTCGAAGGGTACGACTTCGTAAACGATAGAGTTGATGCCTTCGATGATAATGGTCACGGGACTCACGTTGCTGGAACCATTGCCCAATCCACCAATAATAGTTACGGGGTGGCTGGCGTCGCCTACGAAGCCAGTCTCATGCCCTTAAAAGTATTGAGTGCGGGTGGCGGTGGTACGATTTCCGATATCGCTGAAGCGATTAAATTTGCCGCAGATAATGGCGCGGATGTGATCAATATGAGCTTGGGCGGTGGCGGTGAAAGTAAACTCATGCAAGAGGCGATCGACTATGCCTATAACAAAGGTGTGGCGATTATTGCAGCAGCAGGGAATGCTAACCAAAATTCCGCCTCCTATCCCGCCCGTTATCCCCATGTTTTGGGTGTTTCCGCTGTGGATTCCGCTGGCGTGAAAGCCCCCTATTCTAACTATGGTGCAGGAGTTGACATTTCTGCCCCTGGTGGTAGTGAAGCGGGTAAGATTGTCCAAGAAACCATTAATCCCAAAACCAAAACTGCCATGTTTTCTGGCTTTCAGGGAACCAGTATGGCAGCCCCCCACGTTGCTGGGGTGGCGGCTTTGGTGAAAGCGAGTGGGATTAATGATCCCGATGAAATTTTCACCGTTCTCCAACAATCCAGTCGCCAGGTTGAAGATGATCCCCTCAACCACTTTGGTGCTGGGCAATTAGATGCTGGGGGTGCAGTGCAATTGGCGACGAAAGGACAAATTACCTTCCGTGATTTCTTCCGTTGGTTGCGCGATAGTGGTTATCTGAATCTCCGGTTCTGGATTGATGGTGGTGCAGTTGCACTGCTGCCGAAAGTTCTCATGGTTCTGGGTTCCTACCTCTTGGCGTGGTTCTTACGGAACTATTTGTCCTTTGGCTGGAGTTTGACCACAGGATTAGTGGCTGGAAGTTCGGGATTATTCTTCCTGCGCGGCTTGTATATCTTTGACTTACCCCAGTGGCCCCTACGAGTCATGGGCAGTTCGATTCCGGAACTGGGTACTGCGGTTCAAGGCAGTGGGGTATTAAATCCCATTTTTGCCAGTGTGCTGATTCCCTTTATCCTAGTGGCATTGTTCCTGGGACATCCCCAATGGAAATGGGTGGCGATTGGTTCAGCCTTGGGTGTTGCCAGTTGTTTGGCGGTAAGTGCGGTAATGTCTCCTAGTGTTCTGTGGTTAGGAAGTGGGATTGGGGCGCGTCTATTTTTAATGGCGAATGCCTTCCTCTGCTTCGGACTTGCCTATTTTGCCTCTAAAGAAGAGGGGAGATTTGCATGA
- the argB gene encoding acetylglutamate kinase, with translation MVQENDHDLIREAEATRVQILSEALPYIQQFAGRTVVVKYGGAAMKDSNLKDKVIRDVVFLSCVGFRPVVVHGGGPEINSWLDKLGIEPQFKDGLRVTDAPTMDVVEMVLVGRVNKELVSLINQAGGLAVGLCGKDGNLIKARPEGRKGIGFVGEVSSVDIKLVDSLVKSGYIPVVSSVSADEAGQAYNINADTVAGEIAAALGAEKLILLTDTPGILQDYKDPSTLMAKLDIQQARELMTSGVVAGGMIPKVNCCVRSLAQGVRAAHIIDGRIPHALLLEIFTNKGIGSMIVASEFTT, from the coding sequence ATGGTACAAGAAAACGATCACGATTTAATCCGGGAAGCCGAAGCAACCCGTGTGCAGATACTCAGTGAAGCCCTACCTTACATCCAGCAGTTTGCTGGGAGAACGGTTGTGGTTAAATATGGAGGGGCGGCGATGAAGGATAGCAACCTCAAAGATAAAGTGATTCGGGATGTTGTCTTCTTATCCTGTGTCGGCTTTCGTCCCGTCGTGGTTCACGGCGGTGGTCCAGAAATTAATAGCTGGTTGGATAAGCTGGGGATTGAACCACAATTTAAGGATGGGTTGCGGGTAACGGATGCGCCGACGATGGATGTTGTGGAAATGGTTCTCGTGGGTCGAGTTAATAAAGAGTTAGTCTCGCTAATTAACCAGGCTGGGGGTTTAGCCGTGGGACTTTGCGGAAAAGACGGGAATTTAATCAAAGCCCGTCCAGAAGGGCGCAAGGGGATTGGCTTTGTTGGAGAAGTCAGCAGTGTTGATATTAAACTGGTGGACTCCTTGGTCAAAAGTGGCTACATTCCAGTTGTGTCAAGTGTTTCTGCTGATGAGGCGGGTCAAGCCTATAATATCAACGCCGATACCGTTGCTGGCGAAATTGCTGCCGCTTTGGGGGCGGAAAAGTTAATTCTACTCACTGATACTCCGGGGATTTTACAGGATTACAAAGATCCTTCCACTCTCATGGCTAAGCTAGATATTCAACAAGCACGAGAGTTAATGACATCGGGCGTTGTGGCTGGCGGTATGATACCTAAGGTTAACTGTTGTGTGCGATCGCTGGCTCAGGGGGTACGGGCGGCTCATATTATTGATGGTCGAATCCCCCACGCCCTACTTTTAGAAATTTTTACCAATAAAGGAATTGGTTCTATGATTGTGGCATCTGAATTTACGACGTAG
- a CDS encoding DICT sensory domain-containing protein: MIIKTSVLAHLLQAMPHLRQQVYFKASLTALSHAMEDQVLAGSEQPLVIACFQRERFYRQEAHRYRRIAQRTPHVYVLAAPETDFKNSSDHHETVAFDPGDALSHEWHLVVIGSHYANCLICREKRSSASSSANGEMDTSRRFEGIWTFDRTVSAKAAELLLDRIATYRPELADKIEQAKAEYISSGSTQPSDRNRQDSPNPDPFVQRLVTYLQAGQYKLLKAYSSIAAQEQRERLVNSISTAIRRSLDPHEVMEIAVQELGRAMGSCRCLIYRCKATDTQATITHEYLETRGRDRTLLCSTLGSPWPLKDNTLFQAIVEHQESISVEDTQHDPRLNQTPSKSANSPSSKLKELVQTFGMRSWLMVPVLYQGRLLGMVELHHCDETPYRWKDEELALVEAIATQVGVALIQAEAYANLQDLNQQLAALDRTRSNLVAITGHELRTPLSTIQVCLESLASEPDMSPELRQVMLNTALDDAERLRKLVQDFLTLSRLESGRVEWNVEAISLQECIELALSRINVHWSEDRRPNIITHVPTDLPFVQADGEWLVETLAKLLDNACKFTSSQGEITIGIQTNGNSMLKVTVADTGRGIEPNRLEDVFDRFYQEEGALRRTTGGTGLGLAICRQIVKGWGGKIWADSAGKDQGCQFHFTVPMIAPTSDSQPSKGKGKGSRKGSRVKRN; encoded by the coding sequence ATGATCATCAAAACTTCGGTGCTGGCTCACTTACTCCAAGCCATGCCCCACCTGAGGCAACAAGTATATTTCAAAGCGTCGTTGACCGCACTCTCCCATGCGATGGAAGATCAGGTCTTAGCTGGTTCGGAGCAACCGTTGGTGATTGCCTGTTTTCAGCGAGAACGCTTCTATCGTCAGGAAGCCCATCGCTATCGGCGCATTGCCCAACGGACACCTCATGTCTATGTCTTAGCCGCACCAGAAACGGATTTCAAGAATAGCTCAGATCACCACGAAACCGTGGCATTTGATCCGGGCGATGCCCTAAGTCACGAGTGGCATTTAGTGGTAATTGGTTCTCACTATGCGAACTGTCTGATCTGTCGAGAAAAACGTTCGTCTGCCTCCAGTAGCGCCAATGGGGAGATGGATACGTCTCGACGTTTTGAGGGAATTTGGACATTTGACCGGACGGTTAGTGCCAAAGCCGCCGAGTTGCTTCTGGATCGCATTGCTACCTATCGACCTGAGTTAGCGGATAAAATCGAGCAAGCAAAAGCTGAGTATATCAGTTCTGGCTCAACTCAACCCTCAGACCGGAATCGGCAAGACTCACCCAATCCCGATCCGTTTGTGCAACGGCTAGTGACTTACTTACAAGCGGGTCAGTATAAACTCCTGAAAGCCTATAGCTCGATCGCGGCTCAAGAACAACGCGAGCGTTTGGTGAATTCGATTAGCACAGCGATTCGGCGATCGCTCGATCCCCATGAAGTTATGGAAATCGCGGTGCAAGAGTTAGGGCGAGCCATGGGTTCTTGTCGTTGTCTGATTTACCGCTGTAAAGCCACGGATACTCAAGCCACGATTACCCATGAGTACCTAGAAACCCGAGGGCGCGATCGCACGCTCCTTTGCTCCACCCTAGGTAGCCCTTGGCCCCTAAAAGACAATACTCTGTTTCAAGCCATTGTCGAACATCAAGAGTCTATTTCCGTAGAAGATACCCAACATGATCCTCGGCTGAACCAGACACCCAGCAAAAGCGCTAATTCCCCGTCCTCTAAGTTAAAGGAATTGGTGCAAACCTTTGGCATGCGATCGTGGCTCATGGTTCCTGTACTATATCAGGGTCGGTTATTGGGGATGGTTGAGTTACACCATTGCGACGAAACCCCTTATCGGTGGAAGGATGAAGAACTCGCCCTTGTCGAAGCGATCGCAACTCAAGTGGGTGTCGCCTTAATCCAAGCTGAAGCTTATGCCAATTTGCAAGATTTGAACCAACAACTCGCCGCCCTTGACCGGACTCGTAGTAACTTAGTCGCTATCACGGGTCATGAACTCCGCACCCCCCTGTCCACGATTCAGGTTTGCCTAGAAAGTCTCGCCAGCGAACCGGATATGTCACCAGAATTGCGTCAGGTGATGCTGAATACCGCCCTTGACGACGCCGAACGCCTGCGGAAACTGGTGCAAGACTTTCTCACCCTCTCGCGCCTGGAAAGTGGGCGCGTGGAATGGAATGTAGAAGCTATTTCTCTACAAGAGTGCATTGAGTTAGCCCTCAGCCGGATTAATGTCCATTGGTCAGAGGATCGACGACCGAACATTATTACTCACGTTCCCACAGATCTGCCCTTCGTCCAAGCCGATGGTGAGTGGCTGGTAGAAACCCTGGCTAAATTGTTAGACAACGCCTGCAAATTTACCTCCTCCCAAGGAGAAATTACCATTGGGATTCAAACCAATGGTAATTCGATGTTAAAAGTGACTGTCGCCGATACCGGGCGAGGGATTGAACCGAATCGCCTAGAGGATGTCTTTGATCGCTTTTATCAAGAAGAAGGGGCGCTGCGACGGACTACGGGCGGCACAGGCTTAGGTTTAGCAATTTGTCGTCAAATTGTCAAGGGATGGGGCGGTAAAATTTGGGCAGACTCGGCGGGTAAAGACCAGGGTTGTCAGTTTCACTTTACGGTGCCAATGATTGCGCCGACATCCGATTCTCAGCCCTCTAAAGGGAAGGGAAAAGGTAGTCGTAAGGGGTCAAGAGTTAAACGAAATTGA
- a CDS encoding O-acetyl-ADP-ribose deacetylase, which produces MITGKINVIEGDITQLSVDAIVNAANTSLLGGGGVDGAIHCAAGPGLLAECRGLNGCETGDAKITQGYNLPADWVIHTVGPVWRDGNHGEDALLASCYYRSLELAKQNNIRNIAFPAISTGAYGFPPERAARIAVGTVKQVLAEKTTIEQVIFVCFSKQSYNHHQQTVQEIITNKE; this is translated from the coding sequence ATGATAACAGGCAAAATAAATGTCATTGAAGGCGATATCACTCAGTTAAGCGTTGATGCGATTGTCAATGCGGCAAACACCTCTCTGCTAGGTGGTGGTGGTGTGGATGGGGCGATTCATTGTGCGGCTGGACCCGGTTTGTTGGCAGAATGTCGAGGGTTGAATGGCTGTGAAACGGGTGATGCTAAAATTACCCAGGGTTACAATCTTCCGGCTGATTGGGTGATTCATACCGTCGGACCTGTCTGGCGGGATGGTAATCATGGCGAGGATGCTTTGTTAGCCAGTTGTTATTATCGGAGTTTGGAACTGGCAAAGCAAAATAATATTCGTAATATTGCCTTTCCTGCAATTAGTACGGGCGCTTATGGATTTCCGCCAGAACGAGCTGCCAGAATAGCCGTAGGTACAGTTAAGCAGGTTTTGGCAGAAAAGACAACTATCGAACAAGTGATTTTTGTGTGTTTTTCAAAGCAATCCTATAACCACCATCAGCAAACCGTGCAGGAAATTATCACAAATAAGGAATAA